A region from the Lolium perenne isolate Kyuss_39 chromosome 4, Kyuss_2.0, whole genome shotgun sequence genome encodes:
- the LOC127296332 gene encoding cyclin-J18-like codes for MGTVDEGDATEVAAASRWPGSSRRNHLLQFLLHASKRLDLRPIVKYSALEFFDARFLPALPRKMGFCGARSGRAVRSWLVEPLRDSNLQLFALVAVWIASKIHEMRPLAVKSLKALSDRIIVDQHFTCRDFADAELVFMEVLDYNIGCTNIAFIHLEELLIQFREISKLGDLVNMDVCMEILDILYETEDTSWLFNFACPLAASTLVTAYVISVPKQKWEFPIIPWVQFTTSYAEEEILKIVMTILMHVIKPDEIKEKNKRDFSM; via the exons ATGGGAACCGTGGATGAGGGGGACGCGACGGAGGTGGCGGCGGCAAGCAGGTGGCCCGGTTCCTCCCGCCGGAACCACCTCCTCCAGTTCCTCCTCCACGCCTCCAAG CGGCTCGACCTCCGGCCCATCGTCAAGTACTCCGCGCTCGAGTTCTTCGACGCGCGCTTCCTCCCCGCGCTCCCGAG GAAGATGGGGTTCTGCGGCGCACGAAGCGGCCGAGCCGTCAGGTCCTGGCTGGTCGAGCCCCTCAGGGACAGCAATCTGCAGCTCTTCGCCCTCGTCGCCGTGTGGATCGCCAGTAAG ATCCATGAGATGAGACCACTGGCAGTGAAGAGCCTCAAGGCGCTCAGCGACCGCATCATCGTCGACCAGCATTTCACATGCCGCGATTTCGCTGACGCC GAGCTGGTGTTCATGGAG GTATTGGATTACAACATTGGATGCACAAACATTGCTTTCATACACTTGGAAGAGCTCCTCATTCAGTTCAG GGAAATATCAAAGTTAGGTGATCTTGTCAATATGGATGTGTGCATGGAAATCTTGGATATTCTGTATGAGACTGAAGATACCTCATGGCTTTTTAACTTTGCCTGTCCACTGGCTGCTTCGACTCTT GTTACTGCGTACGTTATCTCAGTTCCTAAGCAGAAATGGGAGTTTCCAATAATTCCCTGGG TCCAGTTCACTACTTCGTATGCTGAAGAAGAGATCTTGAAGATTGTTATGACAATTCTCATGCATGTGATCAAACCggatgaaatcaaagagaagaacaagagagatttcagtatgTGA